The Prevotella sp. oral taxon 299 str. F0039 genome has a segment encoding these proteins:
- a CDS encoding fructose-bisphosphatase class III encodes MKYKNIVKNLRYLELLSHSFPTIAEASTEIINLQAILNLPKGTEHFLADIHGEHEAFQHILKNASGNIKRKVNELFGNTLRESEKKDLCTLIYYPGEKLELVKLEEKDLKDWYHITLHRLVAVCKEVSSKYTRSKVRKSLPKDFSYIIQELLHERTEDADKTAYINVIIDTIITTGRADDFIVALANVIQRLIIDQLHLLGDIYDRGPGAHIIMDTLVNYHRWDIQWGNHDMLWMGACAGNKACICNVIRLSLRYANLITLEEGYGINLVPLATFAMETYGDDPCLEFIPKLSGGAKDIDEKTHRLAAMMHKAIAIIQFKEEASIIERHPEWNMNDRALFNNIDYKKGEITIDGVAYPLKSNMFPTIDTKHPNKLTEEEELLMSKLVHSFLISEKLQKHIRLLLQHGSMYAVYNNNLLFHASLPLNDDGSLKEVEVLPGQYYKGKELMETIEMLVRTAFQADADTEEKTNAIDYFLYLWCGPNSPLFDKSKMATFERYFIEDKKTHKEEKGNYFKLRESEEIIDQILREFDVEGENAHIINGHVPVHVANGENPIKANGKLMVIDGGFSQAYHKETGIAGYTLVYHSRSFALVQHEPFSSAQDAIERGLDIKSTTQIVETISNRILVADTDKGKELNKQIADLKELLYAYSHGLLKEKDSNKI; translated from the coding sequence ATGAAATATAAGAATATAGTAAAGAACTTGAGATATTTAGAACTTTTATCTCATTCTTTCCCCACAATAGCCGAAGCAAGTACCGAGATCATTAATTTGCAAGCAATCTTAAACCTTCCCAAAGGTACAGAACACTTCCTTGCAGACATTCACGGAGAGCATGAAGCATTTCAACATATACTGAAGAATGCCTCTGGAAATATTAAAAGAAAGGTGAATGAGCTTTTTGGAAATACTCTTAGAGAAAGCGAAAAGAAAGATCTTTGTACGCTTATTTATTATCCTGGAGAGAAATTAGAGCTAGTAAAGCTTGAAGAAAAAGACCTTAAAGATTGGTATCATATCACTCTTCACCGTCTAGTTGCTGTGTGTAAAGAGGTTTCGAGCAAATATACACGTTCTAAAGTGCGCAAATCATTACCCAAAGACTTTAGTTATATTATTCAAGAATTATTGCATGAACGCACAGAAGATGCAGATAAAACTGCTTATATCAATGTAATTATTGATACAATTATTACAACTGGCAGAGCAGATGATTTCATTGTTGCTTTGGCTAATGTTATTCAGCGACTAATTATTGATCAATTACACTTGTTAGGCGATATTTATGATAGAGGACCTGGAGCGCATATCATCATGGACACCCTTGTAAATTATCATCGATGGGATATTCAATGGGGAAATCATGATATGTTATGGATGGGTGCTTGTGCAGGAAATAAAGCGTGTATCTGTAATGTTATTCGTTTATCGTTGCGCTATGCCAACTTAATTACTTTGGAAGAGGGATACGGAATCAATTTAGTTCCCCTAGCAACCTTTGCAATGGAAACTTATGGTGACGATCCTTGTCTTGAGTTTATTCCAAAATTATCAGGTGGAGCGAAAGATATTGATGAGAAAACTCATCGTTTAGCAGCAATGATGCACAAAGCAATTGCAATTATTCAGTTTAAAGAAGAGGCTTCTATCATAGAAAGACATCCAGAATGGAATATGAATGATAGGGCATTATTTAATAATATTGACTATAAGAAAGGTGAGATTACTATTGATGGAGTGGCTTATCCATTGAAGAGCAATATGTTTCCAACAATAGATACCAAGCATCCTAACAAGCTGACAGAGGAAGAAGAGCTATTAATGAGTAAGTTGGTGCACTCTTTTCTCATCAGTGAAAAACTACAAAAGCACATTCGTTTGTTGCTTCAACATGGTAGTATGTATGCCGTTTATAACAACAATTTATTGTTCCATGCATCACTCCCTTTGAATGATGATGGCTCTTTAAAAGAGGTTGAGGTGCTTCCTGGTCAATATTATAAAGGAAAAGAGCTGATGGAAACAATCGAAATGCTTGTTCGTACAGCTTTCCAAGCAGATGCAGATACAGAAGAAAAGACCAATGCAATAGATTATTTCTTATATTTATGGTGTGGACCTAATAGTCCTTTATTTGATAAATCTAAGATGGCAACATTCGAAAGATATTTTATTGAAGATAAAAAAACGCATAAAGAAGAGAAAGGAAACTATTTCAAGTTGCGTGAATCGGAAGAGATTATCGACCAAATATTGAGAGAGTTTGACGTAGAAGGAGAGAACGCTCACATCATAAATGGTCATGTTCCTGTTCATGTTGCCAATGGAGAGAACCCTATTAAGGCAAATGGTAAGTTGATGGTGATAGATGGAGGCTTCTCACAAGCATATCATAAAGAAACAGGTATCGCTGGTTATACCTTGGTTTATCATAGTAGAAGCTTTGCTCTTGTTCAACACGAGCCATTCTCTAGTGCGCAAGATGCGATTGAAAGAGGATTAGATATTAAGAGTACTACACAGATTGTAGAAACTATTTCGAATCGAATATTAGTGGCAGACACAGATAAAGGTAAAGAGTTGAATAAGCAAATTGCTGACTTAAAAGAACTTCTCTATGCATATAGCCATGGATTATTGAAAGAGAAAGACAGCAATAAGATATAA
- a CDS encoding DNA cytosine methyltransferase, translating to MSNKKKVLSLFSCGGGMDIGFEGGFTIPKCCLNTDIHPDWISKEDEKYYYLKETDFETIFANDINPYAKRTWVDYFNRKRKQDISEIYILDSIVDIVKKYRNGEISILPINVDIVTGGFPCQDFSVAGKRKGFMSSVSHNGEKVDDNIPTDENRGKLYIWMKEIIEITQPKVFIAENVKGLSNLGEVKDIIQKDFSGSSKKEYIVLTPQILHAGRYGVPQNRERIIFIGFRKDALTEEALEMLKESVPFDEVSPYPAPTHYIESDIVDLYYETSSLLKPYVPCGKVLCDLVEPDNSTDLSQMSFSKAKYLEKLQGNTEVKLHRLAPTIRSEHHGNIEFRRLSKDHGSTNNEFMLPERRLTLRECARIQTFPDDYSFVLKENNKLKVSPSAGYKIVGNAVPPLLAYHIASKIRKNWSFYFGED from the coding sequence ATGAGTAATAAAAAGAAAGTTTTATCTTTATTCTCATGTGGAGGTGGGATGGATATTGGTTTTGAAGGAGGATTTACTATACCGAAGTGTTGTCTTAATACCGATATTCATCCTGATTGGATTTCAAAAGAAGATGAAAAATATTATTATTTAAAGGAAACTGATTTTGAAACGATATTCGCTAATGATATAAACCCATATGCCAAAAGAACTTGGGTAGATTATTTTAATAGAAAACGAAAGCAAGATATTTCTGAGATTTATATCTTAGATAGTATTGTTGATATTGTGAAGAAATATAGAAACGGAGAAATTTCTATATTACCTATTAATGTGGATATTGTTACAGGTGGTTTTCCTTGTCAAGATTTTAGTGTTGCAGGAAAGCGAAAGGGATTCATGTCTTCTGTTTCACATAATGGAGAGAAAGTTGATGATAATATTCCAACAGATGAAAATCGAGGAAAACTTTACATTTGGATGAAAGAAATAATTGAAATCACTCAGCCAAAAGTATTTATTGCTGAAAATGTAAAAGGGCTTTCAAATTTAGGAGAAGTAAAAGATATAATACAAAAAGATTTCTCTGGTTCTTCAAAAAAGGAATATATTGTATTAACACCACAAATCTTGCACGCTGGTAGGTATGGAGTTCCACAGAATAGAGAAAGAATTATTTTTATAGGTTTTAGAAAAGATGCGCTTACTGAAGAGGCTTTAGAAATGTTAAAGGAAAGTGTGCCTTTTGATGAGGTTTCTCCTTATCCAGCTCCCACTCATTATATTGAGAGTGATATAGTTGATCTTTATTACGAGACTTCTTCTTTATTGAAGCCTTATGTTCCGTGTGGTAAAGTTCTTTGTGATTTAGTAGAACCAGATAATTCTACAGATTTATCTCAAATGAGTTTCTCTAAGGCTAAATATCTAGAAAAGTTACAGGGAAATACAGAAGTTAAGTTGCATAGATTGGCACCAACTATTAGATCTGAACATCATGGTAATATTGAATTTAGGAGGTTATCAAAAGACCATGGTTCTACTAATAATGAATTTATGCTTCCAGAAAGAAGATTAACTTTAAGAGAATGTGCAAGAATACAAACTTTTCCAGATGATTATAGTTTTGTTTTAAAAGAAAATAATAAATTAAAAGTTAGTCCGTCTGCGGGATATAAGATTGTAGGGAATGCTGTTCCTCCCTTACTAGCTTATCATATAGCTAGTAAGATTAGAAAGAATTGGAGTTTTTATTTTGGAGAAGATTAA